Proteins encoded by one window of Gordonia jinghuaiqii:
- a CDS encoding mycofactocin-coupled SDR family oxidoreductase (This oxidoreductase belongs to a branch of the SDR family in which the NAD cofactor is especially deeply buried and is non-exchangeable. Members of this branch occur only in species that product mycofactocin, a small molecule electron carrier derived from the final two residues of the mycofactocin precursor protein, MftA. Mycofactocin is thought to mediate transfers of electrons between such non-exchangeable NAD cofactors from different enzymes acting on different substates, and has been shown to play a role in the metabolism of alcohols and aldehydes in Mycolicibacterium smegmatis and in Mycobacterium tuberculosis.), whose amino-acid sequence MTDLTGQVAWITGAARGQGRAHARALAAAGAHVIVSDIARQVPTIPYPLATEEELAATVAEIAADGGRATAAQLDVRDAAAVTELVDAIMAEHGRLDILVANAGVCAFTPVEEIGDDQWADIVDTNLTGTFHCVRAAVGAMKANGRGRIVGVSSGAGRGGMRDLSHYAATKWGIIGFIKSVALEVGAYGITANVVCPTSVNTPMVMNPTTLRRFRPDLDDPTPDDARSVFAGLGPLGVPWLEPEDVTRAVMYFVDDPGLTTGTVLEVNLGTTATRA is encoded by the coding sequence ATGACCGACCTGACCGGGCAGGTCGCCTGGATCACCGGCGCCGCACGCGGTCAGGGACGAGCCCACGCTCGCGCGCTGGCCGCAGCGGGAGCCCACGTCATCGTCAGCGACATCGCCCGGCAGGTGCCGACGATCCCCTACCCGCTGGCCACCGAAGAAGAACTGGCTGCGACGGTCGCCGAGATCGCCGCCGACGGCGGCCGGGCCACCGCGGCGCAGTTGGACGTGCGCGACGCGGCAGCAGTCACCGAACTCGTCGACGCGATCATGGCCGAGCACGGACGGCTCGACATCCTCGTCGCCAACGCCGGCGTCTGCGCATTCACACCGGTCGAGGAAATCGGCGACGACCAGTGGGCCGACATCGTCGACACCAACCTGACCGGGACGTTCCACTGTGTGCGCGCGGCGGTCGGAGCGATGAAGGCGAATGGTCGCGGGCGGATCGTCGGAGTGTCGTCGGGGGCGGGTCGCGGTGGCATGCGGGATCTTTCGCACTACGCCGCCACCAAGTGGGGCATCATCGGCTTCATCAAATCGGTCGCCCTGGAGGTCGGTGCGTACGGCATCACCGCCAACGTCGTGTGCCCGACGTCGGTGAATACCCCGATGGTCATGAATCCGACCACCTTGCGGCGGTTCCGACCCGACCTCGACGACCCAACCCCCGACGATGCGCGGTCGGTGTTCGCCGGTCTCGGCCCGCTGGGTGTCCCCTGGCTCGAACCCGAGGATGTGACCCGCGCGGTCATGTACTTCGTCGACGATCCGGGCCTGACCACAGGGACCGTGCTGGAGGTCAATCTGGGGACGACGGCTACGCGCGCGTGA
- a CDS encoding amidohydrolase family protein — MPQHVVDAHLHLWDLNHPWYPGLQAFAEDVGKPELYSDFGLDDYAAAAGGFRVEQYVHVSAVTAPRAYLDELRWVSKVAADHGVDMRFVGSVDPTLSAHDICADLDAQAAITPHFRGARVLYRFEPDSRAARTVLRWLDDHDLVFDLTAHPETMDGWLRTLADFPDLTVVLEHTGWPTATDVDARAAWRRALTACADTTSASCKISGLGMSTGDLSAKTLRPWVEPAIDTFGWDRVIFGSNIPIEHIGGRYADLVESLDTIIGDEPADEQDRFYRRNALGVYGFEEER, encoded by the coding sequence ATGCCTCAACACGTCGTCGACGCCCATCTCCACCTGTGGGACCTGAACCATCCCTGGTATCCGGGTCTGCAAGCCTTCGCCGAGGATGTCGGCAAGCCCGAGCTCTACTCCGACTTCGGTCTCGACGACTACGCGGCGGCGGCCGGCGGGTTCCGCGTCGAGCAGTACGTGCACGTCTCGGCGGTAACCGCGCCGCGCGCGTACCTCGACGAGTTGCGGTGGGTGTCGAAGGTGGCCGCCGACCACGGAGTGGACATGCGGTTCGTCGGGTCAGTCGACCCGACGCTGAGCGCGCACGACATCTGCGCCGACCTCGACGCCCAGGCCGCGATCACACCGCATTTCCGAGGAGCACGAGTGCTCTACCGCTTCGAACCGGACTCGCGGGCGGCGCGCACTGTGCTGCGCTGGCTCGACGACCACGACCTGGTCTTCGACCTCACCGCCCACCCGGAGACCATGGACGGCTGGTTGCGGACGCTCGCGGACTTCCCCGATCTCACCGTCGTCCTCGAGCACACCGGGTGGCCCACCGCGACCGACGTCGACGCCCGGGCCGCGTGGCGTCGCGCCCTCACCGCATGCGCCGACACGACCTCCGCCTCGTGCAAGATCTCCGGGCTCGGCATGTCCACCGGCGACCTGTCCGCGAAGACTCTGCGCCCGTGGGTGGAACCGGCGATCGACACCTTCGGCTGGGACCGGGTGATCTTCGGCAGCAATATCCCGATCGAGCACATCGGCGGCCGCTATGCCGATCTCGTCGAGTCCCTCGACACGATCATCGGTGACGAGCCCGCGGACGAGCAGGACCGGTTCTATCGCCGCAACGCACTCGGCGTGTACGGCTTCGAGGAGGAACGATGA
- a CDS encoding LysR family transcriptional regulator produces the protein MLDVSLRELEYVVAVHRERNFTRAAQQLHMAQPALSQAILRLERRLGVRLFDRTSRRVEPTVAGHNLAVDALDIIDRVGAAIVRTTATPRRAVTVHISEPALETPRRLMAALRSADPALSMHLTTLPRSLTGDDARGAQLSLTIGAPIQVAGARSTPLRAERVGALMDVRHPLAPQVSVTGDDLERYPVVSIDDQLSQWNRWIAQWATSQGRPPRWTTSAVFGIVASSDMVTDGESLFVCLESVAADVSDNFRWLPLAPTVTASWFLNWMDAHSDSPEVRDCVSAAAAFAEECGWITGGSLPGR, from the coding sequence ATGCTAGATGTGTCGCTGCGTGAGCTCGAGTACGTCGTCGCCGTGCATCGCGAACGCAACTTCACGCGCGCGGCACAGCAGCTGCACATGGCGCAGCCGGCGCTGAGTCAGGCCATCCTCCGGCTGGAACGACGCCTCGGAGTGCGTCTGTTCGACAGGACGAGTCGCCGGGTCGAACCGACGGTGGCCGGACACAACCTCGCGGTCGACGCTCTCGACATTATCGACCGCGTCGGTGCGGCCATCGTGCGAACAACGGCCACACCGCGTCGTGCCGTCACCGTGCACATCAGCGAGCCCGCGCTCGAAACGCCACGCAGACTGATGGCTGCGCTACGCTCCGCCGACCCCGCGTTGTCCATGCACCTGACGACGCTGCCCCGGTCGCTGACCGGCGACGACGCCAGGGGAGCGCAACTGTCGTTGACCATCGGGGCACCGATCCAGGTGGCGGGTGCGCGAAGCACGCCGCTGCGTGCCGAACGCGTCGGCGCGCTGATGGACGTGAGACATCCGTTGGCGCCGCAGGTCTCGGTGACCGGCGACGATCTGGAGCGTTATCCGGTGGTGTCCATCGACGATCAGCTCAGCCAGTGGAACCGATGGATCGCGCAGTGGGCAACGAGTCAGGGCCGACCCCCCAGATGGACGACGTCGGCGGTGTTCGGCATCGTCGCCAGCAGCGACATGGTCACCGACGGTGAGAGTCTGTTCGTGTGCCTGGAGTCGGTGGCCGCAGACGTCAGCGACAACTTCAGGTGGCTCCCGCTGGCGCCCACCGTGACCGCATCGTGGTTCCTCAATTGGATGGACGCGCACTCGGATTCACCGGAAGTGCGTGACTGTGTCAGTGCCGCAGCCGCATTCGCCGAGGAATGTGGGTGGATTACGGGCGGGAGCCTGCCCGGCCGGTGA
- a CDS encoding LLM class flavin-dependent oxidoreductase: protein MSRLRFGYFMAPFHAPGRNPTAALERDLDLVEHLDHLGYDEAWFGEHHSAGSEIIASPEIMIAAASQRAKRIRFGTGVTSLSYHNPLWAADRIMQLDHMTRGRTIFGVGPGSLPTDSAMIGLNPTETRELLQENLDIVVRLLRGETVSAKTGTHELFDAKLQLAPYSADGIDVVVAAVASPTGPRLAGTHGLGLLSIGATLSADGFDALGHHWNVMEERAAANNVTVDRSKWTLAGPFHIAETEAEAYRQVEYGIEQWFDYFQHVAAFPQMAVSGSKLTEMIDFINQAGIGVIGTPEQARAQVQRLWDQSQGFGCLLQMGHDWANPQDTMRSAELFAQEVFPHFQGQAQATLDAAEHARAVREAHAAKQLEAVDHMTRKYEQELASKA from the coding sequence GTGAGCAGGCTTCGTTTCGGTTACTTCATGGCGCCCTTCCACGCACCCGGCCGCAACCCCACCGCAGCGCTGGAACGGGACCTCGACCTGGTCGAACACCTCGATCACCTCGGCTACGACGAAGCCTGGTTCGGCGAGCACCACTCCGCGGGCAGCGAGATCATCGCCTCGCCGGAGATCATGATCGCCGCCGCCTCCCAGCGGGCCAAGCGCATCCGATTCGGCACCGGCGTCACCTCGCTCTCCTACCACAACCCCCTGTGGGCGGCCGACCGCATCATGCAGCTCGACCACATGACGCGCGGGCGCACCATCTTCGGCGTCGGGCCGGGTTCGCTGCCCACCGACTCCGCGATGATCGGCCTCAACCCCACCGAGACCCGCGAACTCCTGCAAGAAAACCTCGACATCGTCGTGCGCCTGCTGCGCGGTGAGACCGTCTCCGCGAAGACCGGCACGCACGAGCTGTTCGACGCCAAGCTCCAGCTGGCGCCCTACTCGGCCGACGGCATCGACGTCGTGGTCGCCGCCGTCGCCTCACCGACCGGACCGCGGCTCGCCGGTACGCACGGACTCGGCTTGCTGTCGATCGGTGCGACGCTGTCCGCCGACGGCTTCGACGCCCTCGGCCACCACTGGAACGTCATGGAAGAACGCGCCGCGGCCAACAACGTCACCGTCGACCGCAGCAAGTGGACCCTCGCCGGCCCGTTCCACATCGCCGAGACCGAAGCCGAGGCATACCGGCAGGTCGAGTACGGCATCGAGCAGTGGTTCGACTACTTCCAGCACGTCGCGGCGTTCCCGCAGATGGCGGTGTCCGGGAGCAAGCTGACCGAGATGATCGACTTCATCAACCAGGCCGGCATCGGTGTCATCGGCACCCCCGAACAGGCCCGGGCCCAAGTCCAGCGACTGTGGGATCAGTCCCAAGGTTTCGGGTGCCTCCTGCAGATGGGCCACGACTGGGCCAACCCGCAGGACACTATGCGTTCCGCGGAGCTCTTCGCGCAGGAGGTGTTCCCGCACTTCCAAGGTCAGGCGCAGGCGACGCTCGACGCCGCCGAGCACGCGCGCGCCGTGCGGGAGGCTCACGCCGCCAAACAGCTCGAGGCCGTCGACCACATGACCCGCAAGTACGAGCAGGAACTGGCATCGAAGGCCTGA
- a CDS encoding helix-turn-helix transcriptional regulator, which translates to MAGQTVALPAAEYERVFAVLDACTQAKTLSSFKTVLMDALHEYYDCLNTTFFAGPTFVTAFSDPDPVVTGRIAPMIGDYQARWYPKDVFASVQARVALSRYPAISAEHLRGLPDASVTYLEELHRNRLHSASVMHLDLAYDCHGLVGLFDSEGRGPDRNRLHAMGLLSRQLSNYAKLLPGQPVPSWRDRLSPRQMELVELVADGHTNEEIAAILNLGLDTVKKYVSRVFTATRVRNRAELVKLVCVDRLVEGDALSPGRDGRDSAV; encoded by the coding sequence TTGGCCGGTCAGACGGTCGCGTTACCCGCTGCCGAGTACGAGCGCGTGTTCGCGGTGCTCGACGCCTGTACGCAGGCGAAAACCCTTTCCTCGTTCAAGACCGTGCTGATGGACGCACTCCACGAGTACTACGACTGTCTGAACACGACGTTCTTCGCTGGTCCGACGTTCGTCACGGCGTTCTCGGATCCCGATCCGGTGGTCACCGGTCGGATCGCGCCGATGATCGGCGACTATCAGGCGCGGTGGTATCCGAAGGATGTCTTCGCTTCGGTACAGGCTCGGGTCGCACTGTCGAGGTATCCGGCGATCTCGGCGGAGCACCTTCGGGGCTTACCGGATGCCTCGGTGACCTACCTTGAGGAGTTGCATCGCAACCGACTGCACAGCGCATCGGTGATGCACCTCGACCTCGCCTACGACTGCCATGGTCTCGTCGGGTTGTTCGACTCGGAGGGCAGGGGACCGGACCGCAATCGGCTACATGCGATGGGACTGCTGTCGCGCCAGTTGTCGAACTACGCGAAACTGCTACCGGGACAACCGGTGCCGTCGTGGAGGGACAGGCTGTCACCGCGACAGATGGAACTGGTCGAGTTGGTTGCCGACGGCCATACCAACGAGGAGATCGCCGCGATCCTGAACCTGGGACTCGACACGGTGAAGAAGTACGTCAGCCGCGTGTTCACTGCTACTCGGGTGCGGAACCGGGCGGAGTTGGTCAAGCTCGTGTGCGTGGATCGGTTGGTCGAGGGTGATGCCTTGTCGCCGGGCCGCGACGGGCGTGATTCTGCGGTCTAG
- a CDS encoding glycohydrolase toxin TNT-related protein (This protein contains a domain related to Tuberculosis Necrotizing Toxin, which is the C-terminal effector domain of outer membrane channel protein CpnT, and which has a lethal NAD+-glycohydrolase activity.) encodes MTPGAVAVRPASFTQAADAFVDVHADISRTLDTLFVALSSSGQMAGSDSSGRTFAQSYDKTVNGPQSLLAGIALLGNACGKMAELLDASAVNHANVNDSIGLCTPANPSGNLKKLDTIPTLSVGSSFGGPGEPSNWEKLKEFIEGEVFPDGDPDKLTKAGDAWTRAATSLRQHQSPVRSAIEPIASERSVEVEPAQDQAALIDRHLGGVADSCDAVAKLCNGFATQVRETREQIGELVEDLACELLVAAAIGIALVLVTSGLSSVLATAAGFAKATHTGARIAGVIRVLATAAGQVARPVAYVLDPVAAAAGDLGALMGARAAMFSMRMSTGSVRAAELAAALEKIPSWAHDELKRAADPDLLRRSLEAGGVPKNMIDDAIANNPYRNLTPQQILNRYWDDGRGSWAYPPNHGFAGDYHVSDHIPAGTRLDRIGDGGGGFMGREGDSYGARALQPGKAGPYAEYVGTGQPLPKDWELRHGEVAEAFGQPGGGKQWVVVDRLTEKEVSVDRLVDAEVVKPVS; translated from the coding sequence GTGACGCCGGGTGCCGTTGCGGTCCGTCCTGCGTCATTCACCCAGGCGGCCGACGCGTTTGTCGACGTTCATGCCGATATCAGCAGGACGCTGGACACACTGTTTGTCGCGTTGAGCTCGTCCGGTCAGATGGCAGGCAGCGACAGCTCTGGGAGGACCTTCGCGCAGAGCTACGACAAGACCGTGAACGGTCCGCAAAGCCTCCTGGCGGGTATTGCCCTCTTGGGCAACGCATGCGGCAAGATGGCCGAGCTACTCGACGCATCCGCTGTCAATCATGCGAACGTCAACGATTCGATCGGCCTGTGCACCCCGGCGAACCCGAGCGGCAATCTGAAGAAGCTCGACACGATACCCACGTTGTCGGTGGGCAGTTCGTTCGGTGGTCCGGGTGAACCCAGCAACTGGGAGAAGCTGAAGGAGTTCATCGAGGGAGAAGTCTTCCCTGACGGAGACCCAGACAAACTCACGAAGGCAGGTGACGCGTGGACCCGCGCCGCGACGTCACTTCGTCAACACCAGAGTCCGGTGCGTTCGGCAATCGAACCGATCGCCTCGGAACGGTCTGTAGAGGTCGAACCAGCGCAGGACCAGGCAGCGCTGATCGACCGGCACCTGGGTGGCGTCGCCGACTCTTGCGACGCTGTCGCCAAGTTGTGCAACGGGTTTGCCACCCAGGTACGTGAGACGCGCGAGCAGATCGGTGAGTTGGTCGAGGACCTGGCGTGTGAACTGCTGGTTGCAGCGGCCATCGGTATTGCACTGGTCCTTGTCACCTCCGGTCTCAGTAGCGTGCTGGCTACCGCGGCGGGCTTCGCCAAGGCAACACACACCGGCGCCCGGATTGCCGGTGTCATCCGAGTTCTCGCGACCGCGGCCGGGCAGGTAGCACGCCCAGTCGCATATGTCCTGGACCCCGTGGCTGCCGCTGCCGGTGATCTTGGGGCTCTGATGGGCGCCCGCGCGGCAATGTTCTCCATGCGGATGTCGACGGGGTCGGTGCGCGCAGCCGAACTCGCGGCCGCACTTGAGAAGATCCCGTCATGGGCGCATGACGAGCTAAAACGTGCCGCCGACCCGGACCTCCTCCGTAGGTCCCTCGAAGCCGGAGGCGTGCCCAAGAACATGATCGACGACGCGATCGCCAACAATCCCTACCGCAACCTGACACCACAGCAGATCCTCAATCGGTACTGGGACGACGGTCGGGGCAGTTGGGCGTACCCACCGAACCACGGGTTCGCAGGTGATTATCACGTATCCGACCACATCCCGGCAGGTACGCGCCTAGACCGAATAGGCGACGGCGGCGGTGGCTTCATGGGCCGCGAGGGGGATTCGTATGGCGCGAGGGCATTGCAGCCAGGGAAGGCTGGACCTTACGCCGAGTATGTTGGGACGGGACAACCACTACCGAAGGACTGGGAATTGCGCCACGGCGAAGTCGCGGAAGCGTTCGGTCAGCCAGGCGGCGGAAAGCAGTGGGTGGTTGTGGACAGATTGACGGAAAAGGAAGTTTCAGTGGATAGACTCGTCGACGCTGAAGTTGTTAAGCCGGTATCTTAG
- a CDS encoding WXG100 family type VII secretion target translates to MISEGAYRIEFDEVAGFVDDLTRFARNVDDLTRALELRITDLHVAWTGEGATAHRSAHGQWREGATEIRDAIIDIRRAADHSHNAFRDLQEHQRTMWP, encoded by the coding sequence GTGATCTCCGAAGGTGCCTACCGCATCGAATTCGATGAGGTGGCGGGCTTCGTCGACGATCTCACTCGGTTCGCGAGGAACGTCGACGACCTCACGCGAGCCCTCGAGCTACGAATCACTGATCTGCACGTCGCATGGACCGGCGAGGGAGCAACCGCACACCGGAGTGCCCACGGCCAGTGGCGCGAGGGTGCCACCGAGATCCGCGACGCGATCATCGACATTCGACGAGCGGCTGACCACTCCCACAACGCCTTCCGGGACCTGCAGGAACACCAACGAACAATGTGGCCGTGA
- a CDS encoding WXG100 family type VII secretion target, whose translation MELEADLERLRAVAQDVAETHGDITDHWSRITKRAESLFGGTWSGTAADSYSEPWGHCCEGVASVVAGLETMGGLLASAAQTYAHSDTSSARHIEDSAPYTALRLP comes from the coding sequence ATGGAGCTGGAAGCCGATCTGGAACGACTACGGGCCGTAGCGCAGGACGTCGCGGAAACCCATGGCGACATCACCGACCACTGGTCCCGAATTACCAAACGAGCCGAGAGTCTCTTCGGCGGCACCTGGTCTGGGACCGCCGCAGACTCCTACTCCGAGCCGTGGGGTCACTGTTGTGAAGGCGTCGCAAGCGTCGTGGCCGGCTTGGAGACCATGGGAGGTCTACTCGCCTCGGCCGCACAGACATATGCCCACAGCGACACCTCGAGCGCGCGGCACATCGAGGATTCAGCACCGTACACCGCGCTGAGGCTCCCGTGA
- a CDS encoding uracil-DNA glycosylase — MSNGRNADSNFLAAKLARIREPHVAPLNALADRVADAEGLPHGEVPYVDPDAGGVAARMLVLLDNPSTKAESNTGSGLLSLDNNDRTARNCREAYMRHGVDWADVVHWNVVPFPVSGEKNGGSTPAERARGVRWTREMVNLLPDLEIVLLLGAAARDGWRRAAIARPDIYVPAGKIPHCSMRGLNTDGGRERFESAIADVSQRLRRS; from the coding sequence ATGAGCAACGGTCGAAATGCGGATTCGAACTTTCTCGCAGCCAAGCTCGCCCGGATTCGTGAACCGCACGTGGCGCCGCTGAACGCGCTGGCTGATCGGGTCGCCGATGCTGAAGGACTCCCCCACGGTGAGGTTCCCTACGTTGACCCAGACGCCGGAGGCGTCGCCGCCCGCATGCTGGTATTGCTGGACAACCCATCCACAAAAGCCGAGTCCAACACCGGTTCAGGACTTTTGAGCCTGGACAACAACGACCGAACGGCTCGCAATTGTCGAGAGGCGTACATGCGCCACGGCGTCGACTGGGCCGACGTTGTGCACTGGAACGTCGTACCATTCCCGGTTTCCGGAGAGAAGAACGGCGGCTCCACGCCTGCCGAGCGTGCTCGTGGTGTTCGTTGGACACGCGAAATGGTGAACCTCCTGCCCGATCTTGAGATCGTCCTACTTCTCGGAGCAGCCGCCCGCGATGGTTGGCGTCGCGCGGCGATTGCCCGCCCGGACATCTACGTGCCTGCCGGCAAGATTCCCCACTGTTCGATGCGCGGCTTGAACACCGACGGAGGACGAGAGCGTTTCGAATCCGCGATTGCGGATGTGTCGCAACGACTTAGAAGATCCTGA